A window of the Radiobacillus deserti genome harbors these coding sequences:
- the ctaG gene encoding cytochrome c oxidase assembly factor CtaG, which translates to MWLELQIFGFRALWSPYYMLFVIGLGVCYYLLTSVYHRRFTSMDKPTTKQQISFYMGLFLLYVVKGSPVDLVSHIMFTAHMVQMALYYLLFPILIIRGIPVWVWRKVFQTPILSPLLRLFTKPLIALLLFNGLFSLYHIPSIFDFTKASPVAHAIITTVILVTAFFMWWPIFTPIKEMKTMSPVLSIGYIFANGVLITPACGLIIFSDESLYATYHSLGGWIQALSLCVPTTVLDGIPLTGPEMFSPIPVLEDQQLGGILMKITQEVVYGYVLASVFFGWFRKESQKIDPIPSTNEGY; encoded by the coding sequence ATGTGGTTAGAACTACAAATTTTTGGGTTCCGTGCCTTGTGGAGTCCGTATTATATGTTATTTGTTATTGGACTAGGTGTGTGTTATTACTTACTAACAAGTGTGTACCATAGGCGCTTCACTTCCATGGACAAGCCAACAACGAAACAGCAGATTTCCTTTTATATGGGCTTATTCTTGTTATACGTTGTAAAGGGTTCTCCAGTGGATTTGGTGTCTCATATTATGTTTACCGCTCATATGGTGCAAATGGCTCTATACTATCTACTATTCCCAATTCTAATTATTAGAGGAATTCCAGTGTGGGTATGGAGAAAAGTATTCCAAACGCCGATTTTAAGTCCATTATTACGCCTTTTTACAAAGCCACTTATTGCTCTTTTATTATTTAATGGTCTGTTTTCACTCTATCATATTCCGAGCATTTTTGACTTTACGAAGGCAAGTCCAGTTGCGCATGCAATCATTACAACGGTTATTCTAGTTACTGCGTTCTTTATGTGGTGGCCAATATTTACTCCGATTAAAGAAATGAAGACAATGTCGCCAGTTTTGAGCATTGGCTATATATTTGCTAACGGTGTTCTAATAACTCCGGCATGTGGCTTAATTATCTTTTCGGATGAGTCACTATATGCTACTTACCACAGTTTAGGTGGCTGGATTCAAGCACTATCCTTGTGTGTTCCGACCACTGTGTTAGATGGAATTCCTTTAACGGGACCGGAAATGTTTTCTCCCATTCCTGTGTTAGAGGATCAACAGCTTGGTGGTATTTTGATGAAAATAACACAAGAGGTTGTATATGGATATGTGTTGGCTAGTGTATTTTTTGGGTGGTTCCGTAAAGAAAGCCAGAAGATTGACCCTATACCATCCACAAATGAAGGATATTAA
- a CDS encoding DUF420 domain-containing protein, whose product MSVLPTISTFFIVLSAVLVAIGWVLVAKHKYKQHKKVMIAGAISAILFFVIYASRTIFIGNTSFGGPDDIKIYYTIFLIFHIILATTGAVFGIVTLTLAFKRNIRRHRKIGPITSIIWFFTAITGVAVYLLLYVFYHGGETTSLIKAILGF is encoded by the coding sequence ATGTCTGTATTACCAACGATTAGTACATTTTTCATTGTTTTAAGTGCTGTTCTAGTTGCAATTGGTTGGGTACTAGTAGCAAAGCATAAATATAAGCAACACAAAAAAGTAATGATTGCAGGTGCAATCAGTGCCATCCTATTTTTCGTAATTTATGCATCTCGTACCATTTTTATTGGAAATACGAGCTTTGGTGGACCGGATGATATAAAGATTTACTATACAATTTTTCTTATCTTTCATATCATTTTAGCCACTACAGGAGCTGTATTTGGGATTGTAACATTGACGCTTGCTTTTAAGCGTAACATTCGCAGGCACCGAAAAATCGGTCCTATCACAAGTATTATTTGGTTTTTTACGGCGATTACTGGTGTAGCAGTATATTTACTCCTCTATGTATTCTATCATGGTGGAGAGACAACAAGTTTAATTAAGGCAATATTAGGCTTTTAA
- a CDS encoding GNAT family N-acetyltransferase: MEIVSARLTLVALTLDSVKLLMTNRMAYFLKYHIPFEIDWPSDGFKALLPLYVEKLEADPSELGYGPWVILENASNQLVGNIGFKGRIDDEPPHTLDIGYEVLPKFRKQGIATEAVKFLTEWALEQPNIYRVTASCDISNIISQRVLIYNNYEIYKNERSFISFERRRVLDSSKGER; encoded by the coding sequence ATGGAGATTGTAAGTGCTCGATTAACGTTAGTTGCGCTCACATTAGATAGTGTAAAGTTATTAATGACAAATCGAATGGCTTACTTCTTAAAGTATCACATTCCTTTTGAAATCGATTGGCCGTCTGATGGTTTTAAAGCTTTATTGCCACTCTATGTAGAGAAGCTAGAAGCAGACCCATCTGAACTTGGATATGGACCGTGGGTTATTTTGGAAAATGCGTCTAATCAATTGGTTGGAAATATCGGTTTCAAAGGAAGAATAGATGACGAACCGCCCCACACATTGGACATTGGGTATGAAGTGTTGCCGAAATTTCGAAAGCAAGGTATTGCAACTGAAGCTGTCAAATTTCTTACGGAATGGGCGCTTGAGCAACCCAATATTTATAGGGTGACTGCGAGCTGTGATATTTCGAATATTATATCGCAACGTGTACTTATTTATAATAACTATGAAATATATAAGAATGAACGATCTTTCATATCTTTTGAAAGAAGAAGGGTACTGGACTCAAGTAAAGGGGAGAGATAA
- a CDS encoding GNAT family N-acetyltransferase, whose translation MEIKELTSSEFDSAIDLGEYAFNRAIPEQERKERKADMEQHKVLGYWEGDQLAAKLHIRPLEAFLGSKKIPFGGIAGVATWPEFRRQGKVDELIREALRLMKGANQSISLLHPFSIGFYRRFGWEMTQYEHTYLFKPTDIEKRKAQCRTERVKFSDMKPILMDLYERKAQQYGLTLARTEWWWEKRILTGDEQIVLFWNDNREAEGYLISRLEKAKLQVEEMVFFTESAFHGLLQWVRNHDSMIERVEMVSWPDEWIDFYLEGEKVDRKVHPYFMTRIVNVSDFLLQYPFFHPEISCSIGLSITDPCASWNEGKWSLDIKKGKVVEVLKKENFEAPLKLELSIQVLTAWLLGSQSIDALQRMNQIKASGDKQVLPYLVKPLTPAFMDFF comes from the coding sequence TTGGAAATCAAGGAACTTACGTCATCGGAGTTTGACAGTGCAATTGATTTGGGGGAATATGCGTTTAATCGCGCCATACCTGAGCAAGAACGAAAAGAACGAAAAGCAGATATGGAGCAGCACAAAGTATTAGGATACTGGGAAGGGGATCAGTTAGCTGCTAAATTACATATACGTCCATTAGAAGCTTTTTTAGGTTCTAAAAAAATACCTTTCGGTGGAATCGCGGGTGTAGCAACTTGGCCAGAGTTTAGAAGGCAAGGAAAGGTTGATGAACTTATTCGTGAAGCTCTTCGGTTGATGAAAGGGGCGAATCAGTCCATTAGTTTACTCCATCCTTTTTCCATTGGTTTTTATCGTCGATTTGGGTGGGAGATGACGCAATATGAACATACCTATTTATTTAAGCCAACAGACATAGAAAAAAGAAAAGCACAGTGCAGAACGGAACGAGTTAAGTTTAGCGACATGAAGCCAATTCTAATGGACTTGTACGAACGAAAGGCGCAGCAATATGGATTAACACTTGCTCGTACGGAATGGTGGTGGGAGAAAAGAATCTTGACTGGAGATGAACAGATAGTCTTGTTTTGGAACGATAATCGAGAAGCAGAGGGGTACTTAATCTCTCGGTTAGAAAAAGCTAAACTTCAAGTGGAGGAAATGGTGTTCTTTACGGAATCAGCATTTCATGGGCTTTTGCAATGGGTCCGAAACCATGACTCCATGATTGAAAGGGTTGAAATGGTGTCATGGCCAGATGAGTGGATTGACTTTTACTTAGAAGGTGAGAAAGTGGATCGCAAAGTTCATCCATATTTTATGACTAGAATTGTTAACGTTTCTGATTTCCTTCTTCAGTACCCATTCTTTCATCCGGAAATCAGCTGTAGTATAGGATTAAGTATTACAGATCCATGTGCTTCCTGGAATGAAGGGAAATGGTCGCTTGACATTAAAAAAGGAAAAGTAGTAGAGGTTTTGAAAAAAGAGAACTTCGAGGCTCCTCTAAAATTAGAATTGTCTATTCAAGTGTTGACTGCGTGGCTACTTGGTAGTCAATCTATAGATGCATTACAGAGAATGAATCAAATAAAAGCAAGTGGAGATAAACAAGTGCTTCCATATTTAGTTAAACCGCTAACTCCTGCCTTTATGGATTTTTTCTAA
- the ytvI gene encoding sporulation integral membrane protein YtvI, which yields MFRYLSKRQWILIILTILVIIAGYFILPVSVPLIVAFVTALILNPAVRMMQFRFKMNRKFAVTIVFLIFLLIIGVIGSYFVTRAVTHVAQFTEDAPIYINQLTKKVGDWEQDLDHFAEDLPEEFIKEVKDGIQSTVDSFAETLRKNLKIEKIASVVGLIPQYLVSLLVYLIALFLFMLELPGIKAKAYNQLTEETAEKVQFMNARLSYVVLGFLKAQFLVSIVIFIVSLIGLLIIAPEVAVIMSVIIWIIDFIPIIGSIVILAPWAIYMFLAGDIATGTQLSILAIILLAIRRTVEPKVMGRHIGLSPLATLIGMYLGLQLLGIMGFILGPLLVIAFNSAREAGIIKWNFKL from the coding sequence TTGTTTCGATACCTAAGTAAACGCCAATGGATATTAATTATTTTAACAATTCTAGTCATCATTGCAGGGTACTTTATTTTGCCGGTTTCCGTTCCACTTATTGTTGCCTTCGTTACCGCTTTAATACTTAATCCAGCTGTCAGAATGATGCAATTCCGATTTAAAATGAATCGAAAGTTTGCTGTCACTATTGTTTTCTTGATTTTCTTACTTATTATTGGAGTGATTGGGTCTTATTTTGTTACAAGGGCAGTCACCCATGTCGCCCAATTTACTGAAGATGCACCTATATATATTAACCAACTCACCAAAAAAGTCGGAGATTGGGAACAAGACTTAGATCATTTTGCCGAAGATTTACCTGAAGAATTTATTAAAGAAGTAAAAGATGGAATTCAAAGTACGGTTGATTCTTTCGCTGAAACACTTCGAAAAAATCTTAAAATCGAAAAAATTGCATCCGTAGTAGGCTTAATTCCTCAATATCTCGTGAGCCTGTTGGTGTACTTGATAGCCTTATTTTTGTTTATGCTCGAGTTACCGGGGATTAAGGCAAAAGCTTATAACCAATTGACGGAAGAAACAGCAGAAAAGGTTCAGTTTATGAATGCACGACTATCTTATGTGGTATTAGGTTTTCTCAAAGCTCAATTCTTAGTTAGTATTGTAATCTTTATCGTGTCACTGATTGGATTGTTGATAATCGCACCAGAAGTAGCGGTTATCATGTCGGTAATTATTTGGATTATCGATTTTATCCCTATAATCGGGTCGATTGTAATTTTAGCGCCATGGGCCATTTACATGTTCTTAGCGGGGGATATCGCAACAGGTACACAGTTGTCCATTTTAGCCATCATACTTTTGGCTATTCGCAGAACCGTAGAACCTAAAGTAATGGGTCGCCATATTGGGTTATCGCCACTAGCAACCCTAATTGGTATGTACCTCGGACTTCAATTACTCGGAATCATGGGCTTTATCCTTGGGCCACTGCTTGTGATTGCCTTTAATTCAGCTAGAGAAGCCGGAATTATTAAATGGAATTTCAAGCTATAG
- a CDS encoding YugN family protein codes for MRIEGSGIEDITIDLEPLDHVMNDIAFIRAGQWDYERVTYDYKINSPEKNVTYYIRIQGYAIEGDVDKGNAVIKLKTPLLGKHYYPHGIEYGEQEEFPESVKDRTTKLLEKAKQELDALKND; via the coding sequence ATGAGAATTGAAGGATCTGGAATTGAAGACATTACTATTGATTTAGAACCATTAGATCACGTTATGAATGATATCGCTTTTATTCGTGCAGGACAGTGGGATTATGAAAGAGTTACATATGATTATAAAATAAATTCTCCAGAAAAAAATGTTACGTACTACATTCGTATTCAAGGCTATGCAATTGAAGGAGATGTTGATAAAGGGAATGCAGTGATTAAATTAAAAACCCCTCTTTTAGGTAAACATTACTATCCACATGGTATTGAGTATGGAGAACAAGAGGAATTCCCTGAAAGCGTTAAAGATCGTACTACTAAGCTTCTTGAAAAAGCGAAGCAGGAATTAGATGCGCTGAAAAACGATTAG
- a CDS encoding CBS domain-containing protein yields the protein MKSVKEIMSTDVSYCSPSDTMTEAATKMRDKNVGAIPICGENRELMGMITDRDLVIRGLAERKNAETSVKEVMSSELYSCSPQTSVQEASQIMAEKQIRRLPVIDGGELVGMLALGDLALEHKSNEAAGRALEDISVHNQIQ from the coding sequence ATGAAATCCGTTAAGGAAATAATGTCAACAGATGTTAGCTATTGTTCGCCAAGTGACACGATGACGGAAGCCGCAACAAAGATGAGAGACAAAAATGTTGGGGCTATTCCAATTTGTGGAGAAAACCGTGAGTTAATGGGTATGATTACGGATAGAGATTTGGTCATTCGTGGATTAGCAGAACGTAAAAATGCTGAAACATCCGTAAAAGAAGTGATGAGCTCAGAACTTTATTCTTGTTCTCCACAAACGTCGGTGCAGGAGGCGAGCCAAATCATGGCTGAGAAACAAATTCGTCGTCTTCCTGTAATCGACGGAGGCGAGCTAGTTGGTATGCTTGCATTAGGGGACTTAGCTCTTGAACACAAATCTAATGAAGCTGCTGGACGTGCATTAGAGGATATTTCTGTTCACAATCAAATTCAGTAA
- a CDS encoding CAP domain-containing protein, whose protein sequence is MRAIRSFLLLMLMIIGAIYFLPFQELSFPNWLHIDKSESKENKQEVEQAISQPTNSSLTDETVSSEPIEGELLGWIGKDSQELSEAYGEPIRKDKSSYGYNWWIYSDKKSQYAQFGIRDKKVVTVFITGSKGKMDGISLGESYKDLKGKRSFQKEVSFNVGVTSYRFTLTDKDLKMRPLVKLSNERFMQLYFDTFTGKLSSIRAMDADTLLVQRPYDIFYTGNLPEAPILSDKEWAEVEDGAEQQIFDITNIIRTRHQVGVLKWDEVVATVALGHSKDMSIHKYFSHYSQDGKGLKDRLSEKDVIYKMAGENIAAQYTDGPAAVEGWLNSEGHRHALLEGNYTHLGVGVYKYYYTQNFLQKS, encoded by the coding sequence ATGCGTGCTATCAGAAGTTTTTTGTTGCTAATGCTAATGATTATTGGTGCTATTTATTTCTTGCCATTTCAAGAATTAAGCTTTCCAAATTGGCTACATATAGATAAAAGTGAGAGCAAAGAAAATAAGCAAGAAGTGGAACAAGCTATATCCCAACCAACCAATTCTTCTCTGACGGATGAAACCGTGAGCTCAGAGCCGATCGAAGGAGAATTATTGGGTTGGATTGGAAAGGACAGTCAGGAGCTATCAGAAGCTTACGGAGAGCCGATAAGGAAAGATAAAAGCTCATATGGCTATAATTGGTGGATTTATTCCGATAAAAAAAGTCAATATGCTCAATTTGGAATTCGTGATAAAAAAGTGGTTACAGTTTTCATTACTGGGTCGAAAGGGAAAATGGATGGGATTTCATTAGGAGAATCCTATAAAGACTTAAAGGGAAAAAGATCTTTTCAGAAAGAAGTGTCCTTTAACGTCGGTGTAACTTCTTACAGGTTTACTCTTACAGACAAGGACTTAAAGATGCGTCCACTTGTGAAGCTTTCAAATGAGAGATTTATGCAATTATACTTTGACACGTTTACTGGCAAACTGTCGTCCATTAGAGCGATGGATGCAGATACACTTTTAGTCCAGCGACCATATGACATTTTCTATACAGGAAATCTTCCTGAAGCTCCGATACTGTCAGATAAAGAATGGGCTGAAGTAGAAGACGGTGCAGAACAGCAAATTTTTGATATTACCAATATTATTCGAACAAGACACCAGGTAGGTGTTCTAAAGTGGGATGAAGTAGTGGCCACGGTTGCGCTTGGCCACAGTAAAGATATGTCAATTCATAAATATTTCTCTCACTATTCTCAGGATGGAAAAGGATTGAAGGATCGATTAAGTGAAAAAGATGTGATTTACAAGATGGCAGGTGAAAATATTGCGGCCCAATATACGGATGGTCCTGCTGCGGTAGAAGGCTGGTTAAATAGTGAAGGCCACCGTCATGCATTACTCGAAGGGAACTATACCCATCTAGGAGTAGGTGTGTATAAGTATTATTACACGCAAAATTTTCTACAAAAAAGCTAA
- the ylbD gene encoding YlbD family protein, translating into MGKDLHPSIKEFKQFVQKHPELVKEVRKSGKGWQPYYEKWMLLGEDDPSWEKYKTKSPTQKTRSKKKGAKSKGKNQEKLNKLMKMVENVDLDKMEAHINQLNGAVGNIQKLIGQFQDAKRQFSSKSNHPMPFQRRRD; encoded by the coding sequence ATGGGAAAAGATCTGCATCCGTCTATTAAAGAATTCAAACAATTTGTACAGAAGCATCCGGAGCTGGTTAAAGAAGTGAGAAAAAGCGGAAAGGGCTGGCAGCCTTACTATGAGAAATGGATGCTATTAGGGGAGGATGATCCTTCTTGGGAAAAGTATAAGACGAAATCCCCAACGCAAAAGACGCGTAGTAAAAAGAAAGGTGCAAAATCAAAGGGGAAAAATCAAGAAAAGCTAAATAAACTAATGAAGATGGTAGAAAACGTTGATTTAGATAAGATGGAAGCACATATTAATCAATTAAATGGAGCAGTTGGGAATATTCAAAAGCTAATAGGGCAATTTCAGGATGCAAAAAGACAGTTCTCTTCAAAATCAAATCATCCAATGCCGTTCCAAAGAAGAAGAGATTAA
- a CDS encoding YlbE-like family protein, with translation MQPSLYQYIQSNQEMVSYIREHPEWYRRLTRNPDSIQEMEQEMKVYYGRTVPQKMERFASQMQMVSMFIQLAGSMKD, from the coding sequence TTGCAACCTAGCTTATATCAATATATACAATCAAATCAGGAAATGGTTTCTTATATCCGTGAACATCCAGAGTGGTATCGTAGATTAACTCGAAATCCGGATTCTATTCAAGAGATGGAACAAGAGATGAAAGTATATTATGGTCGTACGGTTCCACAGAAAATGGAACGGTTCGCGAGTCAAATGCAAATGGTGTCTATGTTTATTCAATTGGCAGGCTCTATGAAAGACTAG
- a CDS encoding YlbF family regulator → MIATLEIVQLLDQSEYLGKMILSSDVMDDFHKAKASLEEDEEAQRLIAAFQAMKEQYEDVQRFGRYHPDYSTIMKEIRSTKREMDMNEKVASFKIAERKLQELLDDVSELVAHSVSNNVKVPRDGAALKDGGCGCGSGSGGCGCRAS, encoded by the coding sequence GTGATTGCCACTTTAGAAATCGTACAACTCTTAGATCAGTCCGAATACTTAGGAAAGATGATTCTATCCTCAGATGTCATGGACGATTTTCATAAAGCTAAAGCATCTTTAGAAGAAGATGAAGAAGCACAACGTTTAATAGCAGCCTTTCAAGCGATGAAAGAGCAATATGAAGATGTTCAACGGTTTGGTAGATATCACCCGGATTACAGCACAATTATGAAAGAAATTAGATCTACCAAACGTGAAATGGACATGAATGAAAAAGTTGCTTCTTTTAAAATTGCAGAAAGAAAATTACAAGAGCTATTAGATGATGTTAGTGAGCTTGTAGCTCATAGTGTGAGTAACAATGTAAAAGTACCAAGAGATGGTGCTGCACTTAAAGATGGTGGCTGTGGCTGTGGTAGCGGTAGTGGAGGCTGTGGTTGCAGAGCATCTTAA
- a CDS encoding YlbG family protein, producing the protein MRTQRQGIVVWFQHMKNIKQIKKFGHLIYVSKDQKYAVLYVNQSEYEEKEKRIGQLPFVSKVSPSQKPFIRTDYENAKLDKAKEYDYKMGI; encoded by the coding sequence ATGAGAACACAACGACAAGGCATAGTAGTTTGGTTTCAACATATGAAGAATATAAAGCAAATTAAAAAATTTGGACATTTAATCTATGTTTCCAAAGATCAAAAATATGCCGTTCTCTATGTAAACCAATCGGAATATGAGGAAAAAGAGAAGCGGATAGGGCAGTTACCGTTTGTATCAAAGGTTAGTCCATCACAAAAACCTTTTATCCGTACAGACTATGAAAATGCGAAGTTAGATAAAGCGAAGGAATATGATTATAAAATGGGGATTTAA
- the rsmD gene encoding 16S rRNA (guanine(966)-N(2))-methyltransferase RsmD: protein MRVIAGIHKGRQLKTVANRLTRPTTDKVKEALFQMIGPFFEGGICLDLFAGSGGLGIEALSRGMQKAIFVDKQGKAIQVIHQNLQDLKLENQAEVFRTDAFRALKAAAKRELVFDYIFLDPPYQKVSYIELMDAIKEHDLLHPNGVIVCEHEANELLPDDYSGYVAFRKEDYGSTTAITLYKRKGQE, encoded by the coding sequence ATGAGGGTTATTGCTGGAATACATAAAGGACGTCAACTAAAAACGGTAGCAAATCGATTAACGAGACCGACTACAGATAAAGTAAAAGAGGCACTTTTTCAGATGATTGGTCCTTTTTTTGAAGGTGGGATCTGCTTAGATTTATTTGCTGGGAGTGGTGGATTAGGAATAGAAGCTCTTAGTCGTGGCATGCAAAAGGCAATATTTGTTGATAAACAAGGAAAAGCCATTCAGGTTATTCATCAAAATTTACAAGATTTAAAATTGGAGAATCAAGCAGAAGTGTTTCGTACGGATGCTTTTCGTGCACTAAAAGCCGCTGCAAAGCGAGAACTTGTTTTCGATTATATCTTCTTAGATCCGCCATATCAAAAGGTATCCTATATTGAGCTAATGGATGCTATCAAAGAACATGATTTGCTCCATCCTAATGGGGTCATTGTATGTGAACATGAAGCTAATGAACTTCTTCCTGATGACTATTCTGGATATGTAGCATTTCGAAAAGAAGACTATGGAAGTACGACTGCTATTACTCTATATAAACGAAAGGGGCAAGAATAA
- the coaD gene encoding pantetheine-phosphate adenylyltransferase — MPKLAICPGSFDPITYGHLDIIQRGAKIFDHVIVAVFNNQAKSPLFTVEERSDLLKQVTTDLDNVTVDTCDGLLMDYAKEKNAQAILRGLRAVSDFEYEMQITSMNRKLNEDIETFFMMTNNQYSFLSSSVVKEVAKYHANVSDLVPEVVEQALIEKFSK, encoded by the coding sequence ATGCCGAAGTTAGCGATATGTCCAGGCAGTTTTGATCCCATTACGTATGGGCATTTAGATATTATCCAAAGAGGTGCCAAAATTTTTGATCATGTTATCGTGGCTGTGTTTAATAACCAGGCGAAGTCTCCGTTATTTACGGTGGAGGAACGATCAGATTTATTAAAACAGGTCACTACTGATTTAGATAATGTAACCGTTGACACGTGTGATGGCTTATTGATGGATTATGCAAAAGAAAAAAATGCACAGGCTATTCTACGTGGACTACGAGCAGTTAGTGATTTTGAGTATGAGATGCAAATTACATCTATGAATAGGAAACTGAACGAAGATATTGAAACATTTTTCATGATGACAAACAATCAATATTCCTTCTTGAGTTCCAGTGTTGTCAAAGAGGTGGCCAAATACCATGCAAATGTTTCAGACCTTGTACCTGAGGTTGTAGAGCAAGCATTGATAGAGAAATTTAGCAAATAG
- the ylbJ gene encoding sporulation integral membrane protein YlbJ: MKSKGKTILLASMALFLAVSLITFPSVSLDASLRGFEMWTEIVFPSLLPFFITAELLIGFGVVKFIGVLFEPIMRPLFNVPGVGSFVWAMGMASGYPSGAKLSSRLRQEEHLTRIEAERLVSFTNASNPLFIFAAVSIGFFHDPQLGVLLAVCHYLGNTIVGILMRFHGKDSEREERDARGKQSFSLVRAFKEMHQARLEDSRPFGKIFGDAVINSVNTLLMIGGFIIMFSVFTNLLSQVGISPFIAFFIEHVLQFAQLPEGLALPLLSGLFEITLGAQLISEATISSFLPQAILVSFILAFNGLSVQAQVASILAETDIRFAPYFFARLIHGVIASLLTVALYKPLYLNHKATESTVPVFSSFAQSSSWAEWWNTLLQIGPLFTITMIGMTVIVIGARIKTNFVQKS; encoded by the coding sequence TTGAAATCAAAAGGGAAAACTATACTTCTTGCATCCATGGCCTTATTCCTGGCGGTGTCTCTTATAACCTTTCCAAGCGTATCGCTTGATGCGAGTTTACGAGGATTCGAAATGTGGACCGAGATCGTATTTCCGTCCCTTCTGCCTTTTTTTATTACGGCTGAATTATTAATTGGATTTGGGGTTGTAAAATTTATTGGAGTCTTATTCGAGCCAATAATGCGCCCCCTTTTCAATGTACCTGGTGTAGGGAGCTTCGTCTGGGCCATGGGGATGGCAAGCGGATATCCTTCTGGTGCCAAGCTCTCCTCACGGCTAAGACAAGAGGAGCATTTGACAAGAATTGAAGCGGAGCGCCTCGTATCGTTTACGAATGCTTCAAATCCGTTGTTTATTTTTGCTGCGGTATCTATTGGATTTTTTCATGATCCACAACTCGGTGTATTACTTGCTGTGTGTCACTATCTAGGGAATACAATAGTTGGTATTTTGATGCGGTTTCACGGAAAAGATTCAGAAAGAGAAGAACGCGATGCTAGAGGAAAACAAAGCTTTTCTCTCGTACGAGCTTTTAAAGAGATGCACCAAGCACGGTTAGAAGATTCAAGACCATTCGGTAAAATTTTCGGAGATGCAGTCATTAATTCCGTAAATACGTTATTAATGATTGGTGGATTTATCATTATGTTTTCTGTCTTCACCAATCTATTGTCCCAAGTGGGGATTTCACCATTTATCGCATTCTTTATTGAGCATGTGCTTCAATTTGCCCAACTTCCAGAAGGTCTAGCTTTACCTTTACTATCCGGATTATTTGAAATCACCTTAGGAGCACAATTAATATCTGAGGCAACAATTTCTAGCTTTTTACCTCAAGCCATACTTGTTTCGTTTATCTTGGCTTTTAACGGATTATCGGTTCAAGCGCAAGTAGCGAGTATTTTAGCAGAAACAGATATCCGGTTCGCACCCTATTTCTTCGCTCGTCTTATACACGGCGTAATCGCAAGCTTATTGACCGTTGCCCTATACAAACCACTTTATTTGAATCATAAGGCGACGGAATCCACGGTTCCTGTGTTTTCCTCTTTTGCACAATCAAGCTCATGGGCGGAATGGTGGAACACCTTATTACAAATAGGTCCATTATTTACTATTACAATGATCGGAATGACGGTCATCGTAATAGGAGCCCGAATAAAGACTAATTTCGTTCAAAAAAGTTAA